One Pseudomonas tolaasii NCPPB 2192 genomic window carries:
- a CDS encoding ZIP family metal transporter, giving the protein MGTETLAISSGRMFRYAFGSLLLLAGTALLVAHGLAWLNLEPRILRALQGGAICALGTALGAVPVLVIRRMPVALSDTLLGFGAGVMLAATAFSLIVPGIAAAESLGLSPWGASGLISFGIMLGAFGLYLVDRKVSGASPEMLVGTPDKPVIPPRIWLFVFAIIAHNIPEGMAVGVSAGGGMPDADSLAMGIALQDVPEGLVIALVLAGAGMSRVKAFLIGAASGLVEPVFAVLCAWLVSLAEVLLPLGLALAAGAMLLVVTHEVIPESRRNGHEKLASLGLCIGFCLMMVMDTALG; this is encoded by the coding sequence TGGCGGGAACTGCTTTGCTGGTGGCCCACGGGCTGGCCTGGCTGAATCTTGAACCGCGCATTCTGCGTGCCTTGCAGGGCGGGGCGATCTGCGCGCTCGGCACGGCGTTGGGCGCGGTGCCAGTGCTGGTGATTCGCCGGATGCCGGTGGCGTTGAGCGATACCTTGTTGGGCTTTGGCGCCGGCGTGATGCTTGCGGCGACGGCTTTTTCGTTGATTGTGCCGGGTATTGCAGCCGCTGAAAGCCTGGGGCTCTCGCCATGGGGAGCCAGCGGGCTGATCAGCTTCGGCATTATGCTTGGGGCTTTCGGCTTGTATCTGGTTGATCGCAAGGTCTCGGGCGCCAGCCCGGAAATGCTGGTGGGCACGCCGGATAAACCGGTGATCCCGCCGCGTATTTGGCTATTCGTGTTTGCCATCATTGCCCACAACATCCCGGAAGGTATGGCGGTGGGTGTTTCCGCCGGTGGCGGAATGCCGGATGCCGATAGCCTGGCCATGGGCATTGCCTTGCAGGACGTGCCGGAAGGCTTGGTGATCGCGTTGGTATTGGCGGGGGCCGGAATGTCGAGGGTCAAGGCGTTCTTGATTGGCGCCGCTTCAGGCTTGGTCGAGCCGGTGTTCGCCGTGCTCTGTGCCTGGTTGGTGAGCCTGGCTGAAGTGTTGCTGCCTTTGGGCCTGGCGCTTGCCGCCGGCGCGATGCTGTTGGTGGTCACCCACGAGGTGATTCCCGAATCGCGCCGCAATGGCCACGAAAAACTTGCCAGCCTGGGGCTGTGCATCGGGTTCTGTTTAATGATGGTGATGGATACTGCGTTGGGGTGA
- a CDS encoding HPr family phosphocarrier protein has product MPALEIEIINKLGLHARASAKFVGVAGQFPCQIRAGRTPESMVDGKSIMAMMMLAAGKGTKIHLKTEGEQEDEAMAALVALINNFFDEGE; this is encoded by the coding sequence ATGCCCGCTCTGGAAATTGAAATCATCAACAAGCTGGGCCTGCACGCCCGAGCTTCCGCCAAGTTCGTCGGCGTTGCCGGCCAGTTCCCTTGCCAGATACGCGCCGGGCGCACCCCGGAATCCATGGTCGATGGCAAAAGCATCATGGCCATGATGATGCTGGCCGCGGGTAAAGGCACCAAGATTCACTTGAAGACGGAAGGCGAGCAGGAAGATGAAGCCATGGCCGCACTGGTGGCGCTGATCAATAATTTCTTTGATGAGGGTGAATGA